The genome window GGTTTGGCCACATCACTTGAGCCTAGTTTAAACTCCTATCATCTTCcacatttaattttcaattatttgttattcattctagttgctattcttttaatttgttacttttATTAGTCTATTTCTATCTTACATGAAATGATCTTTCTTAGTGCTTAGATTTCTATAGAATTTTTAGTACTTTATGATTGAGGGGAACTTAAGCATACATTTATCGTCAATCCTCAAGAAAACGGCAATTACTAATTCACCTTTGCAAAAATACTCTTCATCAATTGCAAAGACAACTCCtaataaatagatatatataattgtagtatAAGTTACCCTCATTGGTAAGAGAAATGGGAGGTTCAATTCTTGACAACAAGGCCCACTCCTCTCACTCCCTTTCCCTCTCCGTAGAGACTTCTTGCGAGCCCTTCCATACGTGTAACACCTACCTCAACAAGAAATAGTGCAGTGGAATCACCTTAACTAGGCATAatccaaaaaaatttatactttttcttAGGCAAGACGCGGAGAGCTTTAGAGTTGGGGattcaaaacaaaattagaaCTCATTATGGTACCCCTAGGTCTAACCCCAAAACAACTACTTAAATTTAGGTATAAAAAAACCCCAAATTATCAGTTGATTTTATATGCCAAGAAATtttaatgcatatatatttgTCATTTGCATATATCATTATGCAATCAAACCAAATTCATTGCAAACAAGTTTCAACTCTTCATCCACAAGCCTAATATGGATAAAGATTTGAAATTTCTGCTTAATGTATGCATATGAAAAATGATGATATTCATAAGACCCTGCCTTTTTATTCCTAGTGTGAAACTAACAAAATGGaccacattattctttttagAAGTCCAATGATcgaatagagaaaaaaaaattaaaaaaaaaaataataaaaaatcaaggaGAGTGCCACTGAACCAAATTGCAAAAGCATGTGTTGTTGGTAGTGCTTTACCCCTtttggtgggggggggggggggggggggtatagAGAACAGAGATTGGATGCCAGAAGACAAAATGGTGGTCCTTCAAAATACTACTTTATCACAGGAAGAGCAAGCAAGGTAATTGTTGATTATTATTGGATGTGGGGTTGAAACTACATAGGTCTTTTATTGGATATGTTTACCTTTGAGCTagtaaaaagaagcaaacaaCTTTTGCCATCAATATCAACTCGCAAGAccaaagcatatatataaaatacatactATACCACGGTTACAAGATGTGATGGTCAATACATATGatgtttcaaaattttactacaaCTTTGTTTCATGCCGGGTTGGAGCCTATTTTACCCCTTTTCCGTTAAAAAGCATGTGACAAGTTTAAACTTTATATGACACAATTAGTTAAAAGataattgttaattatatgaaaagtttaaactttatataaaattcaattcatagaTAACCACTCCTAAGTCCTAAGTGAGAACCTGTGGACAAATGCAAACCAACGATTTGTAGATTTGATGGAtagaaaatcaagtaaaaataaagtggagttattttcataaatattacaaacttttaaagttttcaaCATTTATGAAAACGACttcatcctttttttttcctttattttcaaCCATTAGATCTACTAAATCCAcgatttcttttttacttttcctATTCATCAGATCTTATAGAtcgatggtttggatttgtccacatGTTCTCACCTGGGAGtagttataatatttatgaaaatgaccctgttcatttaaaaattttgtaatatttatgaaaatgaccccgctcattttttatttgatttctcatTCATCAGATCTtttagatcaatggtttagatttgtccacaAGTTCTTACCTGGAGAGTGTGTTTTCATATGATTAAgattttatctatatatatttttcattaaaagtattaaattcctttataagtaacaaacacttgccaaaattacttataaaggaaaatatagtaattttgatgaaaaaagtaatatttttacatcaaaatataaaagtattacattttacttagcttataaataacaaacactttattcataattagtatcatatttttttagtataagtattacattagCATAttgacctgacccgtctcacagaggtttcacacaagtgttacccatgATGGCTGGACAACTATCAATTTGTatgcaactatatatatatatatatatatatgaaaaaatatctTGGAGATATATGTATGCAACTAAATTATTTGTGAAAGGTTTCCTTCacctaataattaaaaagatgGCTGGacagattttaatttttcaagtagtCCGATCCCTCCCTCGTATGAAAGCAACCACACTGCTATTATGTGGGAAAATGATAACCTTTTTTAGGTTTTAGGTTTCTTCTATGTCCTGCTGAAATCAATGTTTTCGCTGTATCTGATGTTAAAATGACATGGTATATGTACATCCAAGGAATACATGTTCAAAAAGTTAATGAAAGGCTGGGCGGGCATATGGAGATACTTCCAAGTctggtatgtatgtataagtatCCAACAATCAAAATGAGCATACAACAATGAAGTAGATGGATTGACAGTACTTCTGATTTAAGATTGAAAACATCATATAAACCCAAGTGATGATAATAAATTGATAAGACGTACCCTTCCAAGCTAGAAGGACATTGATGACTTCTATGTTGTAATAGAAAAAAGTTTCATTTTTCTCTAGAGGGTGTGCATTGTGTTAATCCCGCTCCTGTGTAATAGCAAGCCAGATTAGGAAGACTCTATGTGATGGGATCAACTAATATAAAGAGGTgttgaaaaaattaaactcgCGACCTTCTGTCAAGATCAAACACTTACCACTACACTAAACGTTATAGCTACTAAGGATGTTGGGCTTGTCCTCCAACCTCCTCCCTAAAACTCCCTACCACCTTGATTTGCTCTGGTGTCAATTGCGAAATTAAACGCTTATCACTATGCCAAAATTATAGCTAATAGAgaatgcacaactttatttcattatacttGAATAGCAATCAGCGTGAAGTTTCGATGGTAAGATAATAGACTTGACCCTTCGAGCCTCTGTCCAACACCTTCAACTATGAGAATCATGCTCCAGCGGCCATAACATGACAGTTGTCGAAGCTTAGTCATATATGACAATGGTTTGAGTTTGGTATGACTTTGCCCCAAACTTTCTATTCGTGTTAAATTATTTGGTGAAAAGGATTCAACTATTTCGAGATAAAAGCATTTTTTAGATGTTGAGTGAATCTGTAGTCACTATTTGTAGTTATGCACTATGTAAATTTTACTCACAAATCATAAAAAAGAGATAATAgtaacatattatttttttataatcaataaaaaaaacattctcGATCATTAAATAGTCACGCGTGGGGTAACAACTGCTAAAACGTCATTGGGATAGTTAAAAGGGCAAGTGTAAAGTTCTTCAATCCACATGCATATCAACAAATTATTCTCTCATACACAAATTATTAAATCTTGACTTATTAGAAGAATTTCAAGAACCAAAACCGTACTTTACTTTAATGCCATCTCCTACTAGTCAGTAGCCACTCATGAATGGCAAAGTACcctaaaattaaagaaaaaattatcaatataatataataaatatgtatatactatgaaataatgaaAAGGGAGCTGCACAGCCTGAAACAAGCAATTAATTCAACTGATAATCATATATAGTTTACTGATAGATTGCACAATAtaacatgatgatgatgagtagCAACTCTTAAACAGGTTTGCATTATATTGCAGCCAATAATGAAATATAGTAAAACATAAGATATTTAATTAGGTCCTTaattaaagcatatatatattaagggtCATAGTTTTCTTCAATCCACCAACAGAACTCACAAAGGCCCTTTCCTAGCCTCTTCAACATCTTCATCACTTGTTTAGCAGTGCAGCCCTGTGAGTCATATGCTTTCCAGTGCCCTGcaaattaattatgaattaattaaaattctatACAAAATATAcaccttttctttttccattttgtGGTGGGAATGCAATAGGGCAaagcaataattataatttaaaaatttaggcaTTCTTTTTTTGTTGTACCCAGGGTTTCCACAGTTGAACACAACTGGCCTGCATATTTAAGGTTGTTCCATACTCAATGCCAATGATCGAACTCTTAATCTTTGATTAAGGATGGATGAGTCTCAGGTTAAATTTTAGGCATTTTGATTGCATTTAATGCATCCAAAAGTAAATGAGGAATTTAATAGGAGAGAGAATTCAAATCTAAATACTAGTAATagtatttaacaatattactattttatttattaatttggttGCAATGTAACATTTATACCTCAGCAGCCCCAATCTTGGGTTGATTGTTGGACTCCAGCATGAGACCAAAGTGAATGTGAGGAAAGTGTGCCCACTGTACAATATAAAGGTCACATTTCAATACCCAAAAGTttcattcaaaaaattaaatatgatttttttttgaaaaaataaaataaaataatctaaggTTTGTCGTCATTCATTTTCACTCACATTTTTGGCAGCTGTACTAAATGCTTCCCGGTGGCTGATATCTGGGTTATTGGCCTTGATCCTTTGAATCTCCTCCctgaacatttttttaaaaaattaaaatattaattcatatatcaataatatatcataaagagaagaaaaacacATTTATCAAGTTATCAGTGATGCAGTTCCATTACTTTATGAATTGGTTGTATGCAGAAGGCACTCGCTGCCTCTTCTCGGGAGCTGAACAGTTAAgcataagaaataatttaaaattaattaatacatagcaaaaagtaaatatattaaaaatattggaacaaaaagaaaaatttaaggAACAAAAACAAACAACTTACGACGATTCACAATCCTTTCCTCAGTACGATTAGTGATAGGTGGTCGCATTGTCATTCCCATCCTGTTACTGTATTTGGAAGAGGAGCCATAGTCCATCCTATACTCAGGAGAAGTGTAGCTTGgtacctaaaaatttaataaattttataacgttaaaataaaagaaaaaaatttaaggaATCAGCAATTATATTAGAGTCTTGATCTTGGCTATTGCACTTGCAAATAATTCACATTCACTCCTTGagtgtataataataaaaaaaaaattcaaaattgataACGAAGATATGAATGAGCAAAACCCAAAACTAAAACA of Ipomoea triloba cultivar NCNSP0323 chromosome 3, ASM357664v1 contains these proteins:
- the LOC116012162 gene encoding axial regulator YABBY 5-like; translation: MSTDVASEQLCYIPCNFCNIVLAVSVPCSSLFDIVTVRCGHCSNLWSVNMAAAFQSLSSSSSSPSHWQDHHLHQVPSYTSPEYRMDYGSSSKYSNRMGMTMRPPITNRTEERIVNRPPEKRQRVPSAYNQFIKEEIQRIKANNPDISHREAFSTAAKNWAHFPHIHFGLMLESNNQPKIGAAEGTGKHMTHRAALLNK